From Rutidosis leptorrhynchoides isolate AG116_Rl617_1_P2 chromosome 3, CSIRO_AGI_Rlap_v1, whole genome shotgun sequence, a single genomic window includes:
- the LOC139901748 gene encoding uncharacterized protein, whose product MASSATMGLNYNNIIVSPNNGDYKVWEDPSFFKWRKRDSHVSLHCHDSVESSLRYWYERNKVSVLVSKSAVWDDDAVAGSIECAKFWVKDLPFVKSLSGHWKFFLAQSPTTAPSDFHDTAFQDSTWETIPVPSNWQMHGFDRPIYTNIIYPFPLDPPHVPDVNPTGCYRMYFQLPNDWEGRRILLHFEAVDSAFHVWINGILVGYSQDSRLPAEFEITDFCHESGSDKKNVLAVQVYRWSDGSYLEDQDHWWLSGIHRDVLLLAKPKVFIADYFFTSNLAEDFAFADLEVEVILDKPMEVKVNAEVKIEVTLFDISGSECTDLLSADVAHLELHPPPAQPLGFHGYRLTGKLQNPKLWSAEQPNLYTLVVALKDASGNVIDCESCQVGIRKISKAPKQLLVNGQPVMIRGVNRHEHHPRLGKTNLESCMVKDLVLMKEHNINAVRNSHYPQHQRWYELCDLFGMYMIDEANIETHGFDLSQNVKHPTKEPIWASSMLDRVVGMVERDKNHACIISWSLGNEASYGPTHSALAGWIRGKDPSRVVHYEGGRSRTPSTDIVCPMYMRIWDCVKIAQDPNETRPLILCEYSHAMGNSNGNIDAYWEAIDSSFGLQGGFIWDWVDQGLIKENSEGSKFWAYGGDFGDTPNDLNFCINGLVWPDRTPHPALHEVKYCYQPIKISLSNGIIKITNTNFFQTTQDLEFNWVIEGDGCKLASGILSVPTLDPQSSYDIKWESGPWYPSWNSFSTAETFLTITANLLRPTRWLQAGHVVSSQQLELPLKKDFISPVPNMKKFTLDYEIKDNKLTIRQNLSEITFNNQSGAIERWTVEGVPVMLNGITPCFWRAPTDNDKGGEADSYFSKWKSSNLDNVCFVNESSDVKRISDQLLEVHVVYNGFPKGGENGNFLFKVEMKYSFHGSGDVILVSHVEPRSDLPPLPRIGVEFHLEKSINNVKWYGRGPFECYPDRKAAAHVGLYEKKVDEMHVPYIAPGECAGRADVRWVTFRNDQGSGLYASIYSDSPPMQMNASYYSTAELHRATHNEELVKGDDIEVHLDHKHMGVGGDDSWSPCVHDKYLVPPSPCTFSIRFFPITAALSPHDIYKSHS is encoded by the exons GTTCTTTAAGATACTGGTATGAACGAAACAAGGTGAGTGTTCTTGTATCAAAATCAGCAGTTTGGGATGATGATGCTGTTGCGGGATCAATTGAATGTGCTAAATTTTGGGTTAAAGATTTGCCTTTCGTTAAGTCATTATCCGGTCACTGGAAATTCTTTCTTGCTCAAAGTCCAACTACCGCTCCTTCAGATTTTCATGATACGGCATTTCAAGACTCTACTTGGGAAACAATACCAG TACCGTCAAATTGGCAGATGCATGGATTTGATAGAcccatatatacaaatataatatatCCGTTTCCTCTTGATCCACCCCATGTTCCCGATGTTAATCCCACTGGCTGCTACAGGATGTATTTTCAGCTTCCTAACGACTGGGAAG GCAGGCGGATATTACTACACTTTGAAGCCGTGGATTCTGCTTTCCATGTTTGGATCAACGGGATTCTTGTTGGTTACAG TCAGGACAGTAGACTACCTGCTGAATTTGAAATCACCGATTTCTGTCACGAAAGTGGATCTGACAAAAAGAATGTTCTAGCAGTACAAGTATATAGATGGAGCGATGGTTCTTATCTCGAGGATCAAGATCATTGGTGGTTATCTGGTATTCATCGAGACGTTCTTCTTTTAGCCAAGCCAAAG GTCTTCATTGCCGACTATTTCTTCACATCAAATCTCGCAGAAGATTTCGCCTTTGCAGATCTAGAG GTTGAGGTAATACTTGATAAACCAATGGAGGTCAAAGTCAACGCAGAAGTCAAAATTGAAGTCACTCTGTTTGATATTAGTGGCAGTGAGTGTACTGATTTGCTGTCAGCTGACGTGGCACATTTAGAGCTTCATCCTCCTCCTGCACAACCTTTAGGGTTTCATGGGTACCGACTAACAGGAAAACTGCAAAATCCTAAACTTTGGTCCGCAGAGCAG CCAAATCTTTATACATTGGTAGTTGCACTGAAAGACGCATCAGGCAATGTTATCGATTGTGAATCATGCCAAGTGGGAATACGAAAAATTTCGAAAGCCCCGAAACAATTACTAGTAAATGGGCAGCCAGTAATGATAAGAGGGGTAAACAGGCATGAACACCATCCACGTCTAGGAAAGACAAACCTTGAATCTTGCATGGTTAAG GATTTAGTTTTGATGAAAGAACATAACATAAATGCTGTTAGAAACAGCCATTATCCCCAACATCAAAGATGGTACGAGTTATGCGATTTGTTTGGCATGTACATGATAGACGAGGCCAATATCGAGACACACGGTTTTGATCTTTCTCAAAATGTAAAGCATCCAACAAAGGAACCGATTTGGGCTTCATCTATGTTGGATCGTGTTGTTGGCATGGTTGAAAGGGACAAAAACCATGCCTGCATTATTTCTTGGTCTTTGGGTAATGAAGCAAGTTATGGACCCACTCATTCTGCTCTTGCTG GGTGGATTCGTGGAAAGGATCCGTCAAGAGTTGTTCACTACGAAGGTGGTCGATCGAGGACCCCATCAACAGACATCGTATGCCCTATGTACATGCGTATTTGGGACTGTGTTAAGATAGCACAAGATCCAAATGAAACAAGACCACTAATATTGTGCGA GTATTCACATGCTATGGGTAACAGTAATGGAAACATTGATGCATACTGGGAAGCAATTGATAGCTCATTTGGGCTCCAAGGAGGATTTATATGGGATTGGGTTGACCAGGGGCTAATTAAGGAAAATAGTGAAGGTAGCAAGTTTTGGGCTTATGGTGGTGACTTTGGAGATACACCAAATGATTTGAATTTCTGCATAAATGGGCTTGTTTGGCCCGATCGAACTCCTCATCCTGCACTACATG AGGTCAAGTATTGCTATCAACCGATTAAAATTTCGTTGTCCAATGGTATAATTAAG ATCACAAACACCAATTTCTTTCAAACAACACAAGATCTTGAGTTTAATTGGGTGATTGAAGGTGACGGATGTAAACTTGCTTCGGGTATTCTCAGTGTACCAACATTAGATCCCCAAAGTAGTTATGATATTAAATGGGAATCGGGTCCATGGTATCCTTCATGGAACTCATTCTCCACTGCTGAAACCTTTTTGACCATAACTGCAAATCTTTTACGGCCCACACGATGGCTTCAAGCTGGTCATGTCGTATCATCTCAACAACTCGAGTTACCCTTGAAGAAAGACTTCATCTCCCCG GTCCCAAATATGAAAAAGTTCACTTTGGATTATGAAATCAAAGACAATAAACTTACCATCCGCCAAAACCTCTCAGAGATAACCTTTAACAATCAGTCTGGTGCCATTGAGAGATGGACG GTTGAAGGAGTGCCGGTGATGCTTAACGGGATAACACCATGCTTCTGGCGCGCACCTACCGACAACGATAAAGGAGGAGAAGCTGATAGTTACTTTTCAAAATGGAAATCGTCTAACCTTGATAACGTATGCTTCGTTAACGAAAGCTCAGATGTTAAAAGAATCTCAGACCAACTTCTTGAAGTACATGTTGTGTATAACGGTTTCCCTAAAGGTGGTGAAAATGGAAACTTTCTTTTTAAAGTCGAAATGAAATACTCGTTTCATGGTTCAGGAGACGTTATTTTGGTTAGCCATGTAGAACCACGATCGGACCTTCCACCTTTGCCACGTATTGGAGTTGAATTCCATTTAGAGAAATCAATAAATAATGTTAAATGGTATGGTAGAGGACCATTTGAATGTTACCCTGATCGAAAAGCGGCTGCACATGTGGGATTGTATGAGAAGAAGGTGGACGAGATGCATGTTCCGTACATAGCTCCTGGAGAATGTGCGGGTCGAGCAGATGTTAGATGGGTCACGTTTCGAAATGATCAAGGTTCAGGACTCTACGCGTCTATTTATAGCGACTCACCACCGATGCAAATGAATGCAAGTTATTATAGCACAGCTGAGCTTCATCGTGCCACTCACAACGAGGAACTTGTTAAGGGAGATGACATTGAA GTGCATCTTGACCACAAGCATATGGGTGTAGGTGGGGACGACAGTTGGTCCCCGTGTGTTCATGACAAATACTTGGTTCCTCCTTCTCCTTGCACTTTCTCGATCAGGTTCTTTCCTATAACTGCTGCATTATCTCCCCATGATATCTATAAATCCCACTCTTGA